The Cetobacterium somerae sequence TTGGGTGAAAATCTCAAACGGTCCCGCCACTGTATAGAGGATGAAAACAGTAATACCACTGAGGATATAAACCTTGGGAAGGGCTGTGAGTAGGATGAATCTAAGTCAGGAGACCTGCCATTATTTAGAATTCTGCGAGGACAGAGAAGGTAAAGATTTTTACACTTCTCTTTTAGTATTTTCAAAAGGGAGGTTTTTTTTATTGGTGAGAAATTTTAATTTAAAATAAAAATAAAGAAAAATAATACAGGGAGATTAATGATGAACTTTTACAAAACTATGGAAAAGGGCGCGATTGTAGCAGCACATTTTGGAACGACACATGAAGACACGAGAGAAAAAACAATAGATATAATAAATAAAAAATTAAAAAATGAGTTTGATAAATTAGATTTTTTTCAGGTTTATACATCAAGAATTATAAATAGAATACTTTCAAAAAGAGGTATTGAAAATTTAAATACCACTCAAATTTTAGAAAAACTAGTAGAGCAAGGATATCAACATGTAATTATTCAACCAACATATATAATAAATGGAACTGAAATGGAAGCTTTAAAAAGAGAAGTGGATATGTTTTCTGATAAATTTGAAGATATAAGAGTTGGAACTCCATTATTAACAGAAGTAGATGATTATTTTAAGTTAATTGAAGTAATAGAAAAAGAAGTTGGAGTTTTAAAAGAGGATGAAGGAGTTGTGATGATAGGGCATGGTACAGAGCATCCTGCATTGTCAGCTTATCCAATGTTAGCTTATGTTACAAAAGACTTAGAAAAACCTATATACATTGGAACAGTAGAAGGATATCCAGGGCTAGATAATGTAGTAAGAGAGTTAAAAAGAGATAATAAAAGAAAAGTAACTCTAATGCCACTTATGTTTGTAGCTGGAGACCATGCTAAAAATGATATAGCTGAAGATTGGAAAGAAGCATTAGAAGAGAATGGTTTTGAAGTAGAGGTAAATTTAAAAGGATTAGGTGAAATTGAATCTATTCAGAATATTTTTATAGAAAGAGCTAAAAAACTAGAAAATTCTCAACCAGAGGATATATTAGTGAAAAAAGCTGAGTATGCTAAAGGAAGAAAAGCTTCTCATTAATTGGAAGAGTTTAACTCTTCCGCTTTTTATTAAAAGGAGAAATTATGAAAAAAATATTGTTACTATTTTTACTGATAACTACTTTAAATTTTTCTAAAGAGAATGTAAGAGCAGTTTCAACATCACAGTTTACAACAGAAATGTTATTAGCTATAGGTGCAGAAAATCAAATTTTAGGAACAGCTTATTTAGATGATGAAATACTACCTGAATTGAGAGAAAAGTATAATAAAATACCAGTTTTATCAAAGGGAGCTCCAACTAAAGAGCAATTTTATTCTTTAAATCCTAATTTTCTAACAGGATGGAAATCAATAGCAACACCTAAAAACTTAGGTACAGTAGAAGAACTAAAAGAAAATGGAATAGAAGTAGTTTTTACAAAATCTCAAGATAGCTCTAAAATTGAAGATATATATAGTGATATATTAATGTTTGGAGATATTTTTAATCTAAAAGATAATGCTAAAAATGTTGTAAAAAATATGAAAGAGGATATTAATAAAGTTAAAGAGAAAAATAAAAATAAAAATAATATAAAAGTTTTTGCATATGATAGTCAAGAATCAGCTCCCTTTGTAGTTGGAGGTAATGGAATTGGAAATACTATGATTGAAATAGCAGGTGGAGAAAATATTTTTAAAGATACAAATTTCTCTTTTGGTATTGGAACATGGGAAAAAGTATTAGATGAAAATCCAGAAGCTATTATAGTTATAGACTATGGAAGCGTAAGTTATGAAAATAAAATAAAGTATTTAAAAAACAATTCTCCAATATCTCAGTTAGAGGCTGTAAAAAAAAATAAATTTATAAGAATTCCATTGAGTTATATATCTCCGGGAATAAAGGTAAGTAAAGGTATTGAAATAATTTCAAATGGATTAAGAGAGGAAAAAAAGTGAAAGTAAAAGATAGAAATATAATTATAATATCTCTTATTTTAATTATAGTTTTAGGAACGATAGCAGTTACAATAGGTAGTGTTTCTTTATCGTCAATCCATGTTTGGAAAATATTGGTAAATAAACTATCTAATAAAGATATTTTTTCTATTGAATGGAAGAAATCAACAGAAATGATTGTTTGGAATTTAAGGGTTCCTAGAGTTATTTTGGCTTTATTAGGAGGAGCAGGTCTATCTTTAGTTGGAATTTTAATGCAGGCATTAACTAAAAACTCGTTAGCTAGTCCATATATTTTAGGTATATCTTCAGGGGCTAGTACAGGTGCAGTTATCTCAATAGTATTAGGAAGTCTTTTAGGAATTTCATTTTCTCCAGGTGTTGGTGCTTTTGTTTTTGGAACTTTTACAGCTTTTCTAGTTTTTTACTTAGCTGGGAATGGAGGGTATTCAAGTACAAAACTTGTTTTAATTGGTGTAGCGGTATCCTCTTTATTTTCAGGAGTTACAACATTTTTAGTAACAACTGCTAAAAATGAATCTCAATTAAGAGGAGCTATGTTTTGGATTTCTGGTAGTTTAGCTGGAGCTAGATGGGAAGGATTAATGACATTATTTTTAGTTTTACTAATATCAATAATCCTAGTTATATTTAAATATAGAGAGTTAAATATTTTAATTGCAGGAGATGAGTTAGCTGAAACTTTAGGTGTAGATATAAAAAAATTAAGATTTTTTATCGTGATTATATCTACTTTTTTAACTGGATTTATAGTTTCTGCAACAGGAGTAATTGGTTTTGTAGGATTAGTAATTCCTCATATATGCAGAGGATTAGTTGGAAGCAATCATAAAAGATTGATTCCTTGCGCAATACTTTTAGGTGCTTTATTTTTATTAGGAACAGATACTTTAACAAGGATGATATTTAAAACGCAAGAGATTCCAATAGGAGTTGTAACATCTATGTTAGGTGCTCCATTTTTTATGAGTATGTTAAGAAAAAATAGTTATAATTTTGGAGGATAATTGTGATAAAAATAGATGATTTAGATTTTAAAATAGAAACAAGAGATATTTTAAAAAATATAAAATTGAATATAGAAGAAAAGAAATTCATTGGAATAATTGGTGAAAATGGTTGTGGTAAGAGTACACTTTTAAAAAATATTTATAGAAACTATACTCCTAAAAAGAATAGTATTTATATAGATGGAATAGAATTAAATGATTATTCTGTAAAAGAGTTATCTAAAAAAATCTCTGTTCTAAGTCAAAATCAAAAAATTATTTTTGATTTTACAGTTAAAGAAATAGTTGAAATGGGAAAGTACAATAAAAGCTCTTTATTTTCAAAAAAAAATTACGAACAAGATATTGATGAAGCTTTAGAAAAAGTTGGAATGAAACATTTAAAAGATTCTAGTTTCTTAACACTTTCTGGAGGGGAGATGCAGAGAGTTTTAATAGCTAGATCTATAGCACAAGAGAGTCAAGTGCTATTATTAGATGAACCAACAAATCACTTAGATGTAAGATATCAATACCAGATTATGGATTTAGTAAAAAGTCTTGATAAAACTGTAGTTGCAGTAATTCACGATATAAATATAGCAAGTCGTTATTGTGATTATATTTTTGCCATAAAAAATGGTGAAATAAAATACGAAGGGACACCAGAAGAGGTAATTGTATCAGAAAAAATAAAGGAGATATTCCAAATAGAGGTAGAAGTGATAAAACATCCTTTAAATAACAAACCAATAGTCATTTTTTTATAGATTTTTTATGAAAAAAACTAGTTATATTCAGAAAAAATACAAAAAAAATAAAAGCTAGACTAAAAAGATAAAAATATGGTAAAATTTATAAAAATTTATAAAAATACTAAAAATAAAGAAAAGAATGGTGGGTTATGAAAAAAGGGAAAAAATTGGTCATAGGTATTTTAGTCTTTTTAGTAACATCAATTTTTTATAGAGAGTTTACATTAAAAAATAACGAGGCTAAAAATAAAGAAATAACTGAAAATAAAGAGTTAGTAAAAAATGAGCAAATTATTAAAACAGAAACAGTAGCGATAGAAAAAACTGAGATTGTTGAGAATAGTATAGAGAAAGAAATCACTTTTAATAAAGAAGATTCAACTGAAGTTGTAGATGAAAAGTTAGCACAAACTACAATAGAAGAATCCACATTAGAAGATTTAGAATTAGAAAACAAAATTGCTAAAGAATGGGATGATCAAGAGGGACAAGAGTTAGCAGATCTTGATAGCACAATTGACTTAGAAGAAAAAATTGTATTAGAAAATATGGAATATGTAATTAAAAAAGGAGATACTATTTCAGATTTATCTAAAGAATATAAAATAAAAACTGATTATATCTATGCAAATAATATTGATAAAAACTTAAGAGTTCTTCAAATAGGGAAGAAAATAAATATTCCAACAGAGCCTGGAATATTCTACTCAATCAAAAAGGGAGATACTTTTGAAGGGTTGTCAAAGAGATTTGAAGTGGATGTTAAAACAATAAAAGAAGATAATGAAATTGATAGACTTTTAGTTGGAGCCAAAATCTTTTTAAGAGAACCTAAAGTTTCAAGATATTTAAGTAGTTTTAAACAAGAATATGTTAAGAAAACAAATTTAGGTACTTTTTCAAATCCTTTAGTAGCTATGAGTTTAACAAGTAGCTTTGGTTCAAGAAAACATCCAGTACTAAAAAAAGTTTTAAATCATGCAGGTGTAGATTTAAGAGCTAAAACTGGTACAAGGGTTGTTTCTGCAAAAGAGGGTGTTGTTACTTTTGCTGGAAGAGCCAGTGGATATGGAAAACTTATTATAATAAAGCATTCAGATGGTTATGAAACGAGATATGCTCACCTTAGTCAAATAGATGTTAAGAAAGGTCAAAAAATATCTCAAAATCAACATATAGCTTTAAGTGGAGCAACAGGAAGAGTAAGTGGTCCTCACTTACATTTTGAAATAAGAAAAAATGGAAAAATAGAGAATCCATTGACGTATTTAAAATTTTAATAAAATAAAAAATCCCCCGAATAAATTTGGGGGATTTTATTTTTTGATAAAAGGTAAAAGGAGAAGTATAATGATTTCAAAAAATAAAAGTATAGCTATAGTTTCAGGTGGAATTTTAATTTTTCTTTTTTGTTTCTCACTATTTATAGGGAACTATGAAATAGATTTTATCAAGGGATTAAATTTACTTTTGGGAAATGAAAATAAAGATTTGATAGAGTATAAAATAATTTGGAATTTAAGAATACCTAGAGCATTTATGGCAATAATAATTGGAATGTTATTAGGAAGTAGCGGAGCTATAACTCAAACACTTTTTAGAAATCCTATGGCAGATCCATATATAATTGGAATATCAGCTAGTGGTACTTTTGGAGCTGTCATAGCATTTTTATTAGGTCTTTCGGAGATATATTTTGGAATTTTTGGATCGATATTTTCTTTTATTACATCATTATTGATTTTTAAACTTTCTAATAGCAAAA is a genomic window containing:
- a CDS encoding sirohydrochlorin cobaltochelatase, translating into MNFYKTMEKGAIVAAHFGTTHEDTREKTIDIINKKLKNEFDKLDFFQVYTSRIINRILSKRGIENLNTTQILEKLVEQGYQHVIIQPTYIINGTEMEALKREVDMFSDKFEDIRVGTPLLTEVDDYFKLIEVIEKEVGVLKEDEGVVMIGHGTEHPALSAYPMLAYVTKDLEKPIYIGTVEGYPGLDNVVRELKRDNKRKVTLMPLMFVAGDHAKNDIAEDWKEALEENGFEVEVNLKGLGEIESIQNIFIERAKKLENSQPEDILVKKAEYAKGRKASH
- a CDS encoding ABC transporter substrate-binding protein gives rise to the protein MKKILLLFLLITTLNFSKENVRAVSTSQFTTEMLLAIGAENQILGTAYLDDEILPELREKYNKIPVLSKGAPTKEQFYSLNPNFLTGWKSIATPKNLGTVEELKENGIEVVFTKSQDSSKIEDIYSDILMFGDIFNLKDNAKNVVKNMKEDINKVKEKNKNKNNIKVFAYDSQESAPFVVGGNGIGNTMIEIAGGENIFKDTNFSFGIGTWEKVLDENPEAIIVIDYGSVSYENKIKYLKNNSPISQLEAVKKNKFIRIPLSYISPGIKVSKGIEIISNGLREEKK
- a CDS encoding FecCD family ABC transporter permease encodes the protein MKVKDRNIIIISLILIIVLGTIAVTIGSVSLSSIHVWKILVNKLSNKDIFSIEWKKSTEMIVWNLRVPRVILALLGGAGLSLVGILMQALTKNSLASPYILGISSGASTGAVISIVLGSLLGISFSPGVGAFVFGTFTAFLVFYLAGNGGYSSTKLVLIGVAVSSLFSGVTTFLVTTAKNESQLRGAMFWISGSLAGARWEGLMTLFLVLLISIILVIFKYRELNILIAGDELAETLGVDIKKLRFFIVIISTFLTGFIVSATGVIGFVGLVIPHICRGLVGSNHKRLIPCAILLGALFLLGTDTLTRMIFKTQEIPIGVVTSMLGAPFFMSMLRKNSYNFGG
- a CDS encoding ABC transporter ATP-binding protein → MIKIDDLDFKIETRDILKNIKLNIEEKKFIGIIGENGCGKSTLLKNIYRNYTPKKNSIYIDGIELNDYSVKELSKKISVLSQNQKIIFDFTVKEIVEMGKYNKSSLFSKKNYEQDIDEALEKVGMKHLKDSSFLTLSGGEMQRVLIARSIAQESQVLLLDEPTNHLDVRYQYQIMDLVKSLDKTVVAVIHDINIASRYCDYIFAIKNGEIKYEGTPEEVIVSEKIKEIFQIEVEVIKHPLNNKPIVIFL
- a CDS encoding M23 family metallopeptidase, with protein sequence MKKGKKLVIGILVFLVTSIFYREFTLKNNEAKNKEITENKELVKNEQIIKTETVAIEKTEIVENSIEKEITFNKEDSTEVVDEKLAQTTIEESTLEDLELENKIAKEWDDQEGQELADLDSTIDLEEKIVLENMEYVIKKGDTISDLSKEYKIKTDYIYANNIDKNLRVLQIGKKINIPTEPGIFYSIKKGDTFEGLSKRFEVDVKTIKEDNEIDRLLVGAKIFLREPKVSRYLSSFKQEYVKKTNLGTFSNPLVAMSLTSSFGSRKHPVLKKVLNHAGVDLRAKTGTRVVSAKEGVVTFAGRASGYGKLIIIKHSDGYETRYAHLSQIDVKKGQKISQNQHIALSGATGRVSGPHLHFEIRKNGKIENPLTYLKF